ggtactagtggaaacgcgccattaagctagccccccccaaaataaatggctaaacgaaaactggactttgaaaacagagacttttaaagcaggtggggggcagaattttacctgtttgtcgatatcggaggtgaacctgtgtgtcttgtttgtggagctgatgtggctataattaaagaatataaatataagacgacactatgagacaaaacatcaggatagtacagaaaagaaaaaaattatttaaaattctatttattttattgaggaaaagttgttgaagtttggatgtttacattcatatttctggattatatatatatataattatatatatatatatataattatatcatattatatactataataaaagagtcacttttagagtcttcactaaatgttgagcccgtttggcccgcgacttagaccatgttttaaattttggccctttctttgattgagtttgacacccctgttCTAGAGGCTCAGCTGTGTGACACTTAGAAATCTTGCGGGGGAAAGATGTCCACAGTTTTGAGAGCTAGGCGCTGCACTAAATCTCCATGTAGAAGCAAAATGCTTGCCAATAGCTGGAGCTGAGTGCTCAGtgagagtttttgtttttgatgaaagTCTCCAATTTGTTTTACATCACCACTCACAATTAAATGACAACACTTAATTTTCGTTTTATCTTTACTCCACAACATTAATctacaagaacaaaaacaaatgtatgtaatcgacacatttcatacattttgtgAATTGTGTAGCTTTTGTTCTGTATAGCTATGAAGCCTAAAGTCCACGCCAAAGGCAGTGATCTGTCCCACAGAAAGTGATGTCATAATGTAATGGAAGAAAATGAGGGACTTCATTTTCTTCCATTACATTATGACATCACTTTGAAAGAAAGCCCATCTAAAGGCTTGTTTGGCGCGCCCTCAAGTCAGAGATGAATCTAACTCGTTGGCTGCCATTGTTTTTCGCTTGCTAATGAAGGTACTGATAAGACAAAGAAGCAAGGCCAATGCATGCAGATTGTTCAGTTGTTGGCTGCTTGAATCCACGCAGCAGTCTTTGTGACCCAGtggattttctttattttggatagaaatgtgatggaaatgtcCCCAAAACAACTAGAAagctgccagtgtgtgtgtgtctgttcggTAACTCTACAAGCTCAGTGGATCGATACCGGCTGTCCGTGATCCAacttcagacttggaagctGTAAGTTTTGCCATGTTTatgctgttttactgtttattgtgTAGGTTAGCCTTATGAACTTGGCGTTGTCGTACAGTTAATGTGGCCAGCATTTACTGTAATCATCACGGGATGGAGTGATGTTAGATTGGTAATGTTGGAATATTGAGGGCTAGTCAGTAGCAACTGTGTGAATCTCAATTGAAGCAGACTACCGCTAAATGATAAGAGTAACTTAAAGAGTAAAGTTGGATACTGATTACAGCTTTTTCATGGTGCGTTTTGTGAAACGTCATACTGCAGCACTAGCTGTGACCTAGCATTAGATTTGTTATACAAAAGGTCGATTTCGCCCCGGctatgtgtgtgctgctgctgtaatgttaTGTAAGCTTAATGTACTAAATTAACATGCCACTGAAGGTAAGATTTAGCtaagtttgaaaaacaaatggtcAAACTGCAGGAATTCATTTGCTTGGCAACGTTGTGTAACTTAAATTAGTGCCCATGTGACCATGAAATAAAGTTCAGTAGCCTTTGTTTCCTGCATAGAAGGCAGCACATCACCAGTGGCCTGCAACAAGGGacatctgtctgacagctgtcaGACCAACCAACAAAGACCCACTGCTGGACTCTTCAGCCTAACATCAGTGCAGGTCTAGAGCTTAATATATTAGAACTACTTCGAGCTGCAATGAGCTGTTGCAGCCCTCAGTAGTTGTACTGATAGTGTTGTTGTAGTTGTTCTTCTATTGTATGTGATTACACGTTTTAAACAAGTGATatgaaaaacatgcatttaGGATAGTCAACAAACCTGGTttaactctgtgactgtgttctgagtaataaaaataatgataaaagtaataaaaaagcgcacacaatatttgtttttcacagtCAGACTTAATCATAGTGTTGACAGATCACACTACAATTAACACAATATTCTCAACAGTTTTGTGAAAGAGTATCAAACAGGTAATCTGCAGTTTTGAAAAACAATTTAAAGCATAATTATAGCAATCATTGTCTCAGTTGTAAACACAACAAGTAAAAAGATCCAAGTCTCCCTCAGTCATGCAAGACTCTCAAACATGTTGCAGTAAGTTACTTTATAAGAtcagtatttctttctttttttggcttAAAATATATGTTCCaccaaacaacaacagctcTGTTAAATAGTAAAAGAACCCACATCTCATAGTTACTGCTCTCTCGGCTCAGCGAGTGCACTTTGTGGTGTTAGCAAACTAAACGTCAGTCTGTTGTCGTACACAAATTTGAGAGCTGaggctcagtgggtgtgtacATCGTGCAGTCTGTCGCTGAGTCGCAGCTCAAATTTTGGCTGTGCTTTCTCCGCCATTCTCGTACGATTTACTAGCTTTTGCAACAAGTCTGCCTAGGTACACACAGGAAGGCAGGTATGGAGGTAGACAGGCATGTTGGCTGACCAATCAATTCATTTGggctgaatgaaatgaaatcatctCCTCTGTGGACAGTGAATCAGCTGATCACACTGTTTTGATACACCGGCATGATTACATCTGActcatctgattggctgatatCTCTCGTTGAAACACAGGGAAAGCTGTTGCCATAGCAATGTCAGCATCCCCAGTGTCCCCACCCCCAGTTACATAACAACTGCAGTCTATAAATACCCTCagcagattgtgtgtgtgtgtgtttctgaggctACTCTAAATTAACATCAACAATAAATGagaccagacagacacaggactttattttaagcaaaatatttattattctgtaAAAACAAGTAATTATAAAAGGGAAAAAACgaaccagcagcagctcactcaGCCACATGTTCCTGTATTTATGCATAAAGGTATTTTATCcaaatcatcatatttataCCGTCAATATGTTCACTGTCCTTACACACAGTTACAAGAACAATGTTCAGAAAGATAGAAACAGACAACCAGCTAAAAACAAGGATAGAGTTAAAACATTAATGTAGAACTATCAGGTTCACACaaatagatgaaaaaatatcaaaatatgcattacaaaaaatacagtgtgtgtacagctcAAACCATTTCTGTAAGCTGTGAGAAAAGGATGCTTTAATTAATGGTCAACGAGTAATGTAATTACTTAGGTTACTTTACATACTTGCAGCATATGGTCATGTGTAGTATTTATGCATGTGTCTGatcaaactgctgttttcacCTCAGGTAGACACGCCTGTTCAGGCTCTATAGAAAACAACAGGAATCTGTGATCTAGTTCTGaaatctctgtctgtccctcaggcgcgtctgtctgtttctctctccctctggcctgtctgtccctctgtctctctcactctgatctatctgtccctctctgccTGTAGATTCAATCTCCTGGTTGGACAGATGGACATCCTCTCAGACTGTCAGACTGCTCAGCTGATCTGGAGTCAGGTGCTTACCTGCTGCTTTACTTGTATGGAGAAAAACGTACCATGGAGACAGTAGTTTTACTCTGTAGTAttctttattgtttgtttgtcatccAGTCAGGTGACGACCTCTGGTTGAGTTAAGCTCCACCCACCACTGCTCCTCCTTCCTGGTTCAGGTGAAGACGACAGCTGGTAGGATGAGCCAACAAAAGGAGGCGGAGCCCGGCCCAGAGATGGAAGGCAAGGTGAGAGTTCCCATCAAGCCTCACTGCAGTGTCACCTCTGACTTCATCACTTTGGAGCAGGTTCCTCCCCTGGGATGAAGTCCTTCCAGAGGTGGAAGATAAAGTCGAGACGTTTTCAGTTCACCCTCACTACATGTTGGGGTTTACCAGGATTGTCAGGCATCATCCCCcaccatctgatccaactcactTCTAGGTAATGATCAGTTGGCAGGTCTTCCTCTCACTTTACCCAACTGTCCCAACAAAATACAGCCGAAGATCTGATGACACAATCACAAAATTGGTCATCGATCTATGGCACATGGTGCTGTGGTACCAACCTGGTTCCTTCCCTGCCAGAGAGATGACACTCCACATCCCTAGAACCACTCTATGATGGCAGGGGTTCCCGCCTTTGCTTGCCTGACGTTTTACCCAACCCTATCAGGTGGTGGCTCCACATAGTTGTTTCGGGTGTTGGGAGGGTCAGGGTTATTAACTCTTTattgtggtgtgttcaggtgcagACCTGGGCTCAGTCTCTGGTTTACACTCTAGAGGAACTCGAGTGTAAAATCTGCTACAACCGCTACGACACTCGCAGCCGGAAACCCAAACTGCTGGGCTGTCTACACCGAGTCTGTGCCAAGTGTCTGAAGAAGATGGTCGACATGGGTGAGTTTATTTGCCGGATAAAGATTGCTGACTTGAATGAAGACTAGTGGCTTCACTTGCACTTGACCTGAGATAAACATGGTGAGTCAAGCAATCACTCCTTGACTTGTCTGAgttgacttgagacttgaaagtaaaaacattaaagtctTTTATTGACCTGAAAGACTTGGAGTTGGCATGGACTTGTCTTAAAAGAGTTGAGACTTGGCAGGCAAAGTTGTCTGTCCTGAGCTTGTTCAGCTTGAGTcgatggtgttgatggtgtggAGTCGATGATGTCAACCAGAATTCTAAGAGTGAGAGTTGGACTTGAGTGAAGAATTTAAAAGGTGACTTGGATTTGACAGCTGTAAGATCTGAATTACTTGAAAGCTTGCTCCTTGTTTTGAGACTTAAAAGCAAaaatttcaacaacaaaaaagtggTAAAATCACACTTCAAAGTCTTTTGGAGACATTTGCTGATGAAAACTTGTTGCTTGACTTGGACTTCAAAAGAGAGCCGTCTACACAGATTTGAGATAGACATGAGCAGTATGATCAGTGTGAGGCTTATGACATGATTCTGCCATCGTCAGTATAACGTGACTCCTTTCTGACGGGTTTACAGGCGAGTCCTCACCCTCTGTCATCAGCTGTCCGTTCTGTCGGCATGAGACCCACGTCCCGGACGAAGAGGTGAGACTTTAGTCTATTAACAAAGAGGCGATTCTCTCCATCCTGACTTCTAGCTGTCAGACTTGGACGGACTGAAGTCAAACTGCCTTCTTTTTCAGGTGTGGCTAATGGAGGACGACCGACACATCCTGGCTGTTCTGTCATGTCAGGACCGAGCCCGtcgaggaggagggggaggaggaggtgggggggagGTGGTGCTGAGTCCCACCAGTCTGCCTGGTAAATTAACATGACAAgcttattttctaaatgttttttatttcgCTGCTCCATATTAAAATGTACAGTCTGTAGAGTTAAACGcctccctgtctgtccctctgcctgtctgtctgccaggtGCAGGAGGCGTGGACTCGTCTCATCGCTCCTCAGACTGTCTGGTCATCACCATCATGGAGCTCCCTGAGGAGTCTCCGTCCTCGGACTCTCTAAGCATGCTCAATGTGGTGGGTCTGTACCGTCCCCCCAGCCTGGACTCTCTGCCCTGCAACCTGCCGGCTCAGAAGTGTCGCGCCTGGACATCCCGTAGCTTCCCCCGCTGCCTGCTGGGGGCGCTCTGTCTGGTCAGTACATTCAAAACTtcaaaccatccatccatccatttatccattatctatactgcttgtCCTGAGTGGTCATGgtggggctggagccaatcccagctccAAGCAAACCAGTAACTATATATAGAGACAGACCATAAGGAAGGACAGGAGACAGACCAGCTGACCAGACCAGTGTGTATCTGACGtggtgtcattgtgtgtttggACAGGTGTACTTCAGCTCTCTGCCTC
This region of Pempheris klunzingeri isolate RE-2024b chromosome 2, fPemKlu1.hap1, whole genome shotgun sequence genomic DNA includes:
- the LOC139218968 gene encoding E3 ubiquitin-protein ligase RNF182, with product MSQQKEAEPGPEMEGKVQTWAQSLVYTLEELECKICYNRYDTRSRKPKLLGCLHRVCAKCLKKMVDMGESSPSVISCPFCRHETHVPDEEVWLMEDDRHILAVLSCQDRARRGGGGGGGGGEVVLSPTSLPGAGGVDSSHRSSDCLVITIMELPEESPSSDSLSMLNVVGLYRPPSLDSLPCNLPAQKCRAWTSRSFPRCLLGALCLVYFSSLPLGIYLLMIGQLWLGVILVSLVPSTLLLLVLYGFCQCLCHELMEALAARTHTLP